DNA sequence from the Thunnus albacares chromosome 22, fThuAlb1.1, whole genome shotgun sequence genome:
GGGTGTAGTGGGAGTTGTAGTCCAACAGAAGGGTTTAGTAGGAGTTGTAGTCCAACAGAAGGGTGTAGTGGGAGTTGTAGTCCAACAGAAGGGTGTAGTGGGAGTTGTAGTCCAACAGAAGGGTTTAGTGGGAGTTGTAGTCCAACAGAAGGGTTTAGTAGGAGTTGTAGTCCAACAGAAGGGTTTAGTGGGAGTTGTAGTCCAACAGAAGGGTTTAGTAGGAGTTGTAGTCCAACAGAAGGGTTTAGTAGGAGTTGTAGTCCAACAGAAGGGTGTAGTGGGAGTTGAAGTCCAGTCCAGTTGTTTGATACTTTAAGCCCTGAATAGACTGTGTGTTTGAGCCCCATCGTTTTATTTACAGTCACACAAGTCTTTAtgtacactacacacacacacacacacacacacacacacacacacacacacacacacacacacacacacacacacacgcaccatcttcacataaataaataaataaataaatagataaataaatcaataaataaataggatAATATAAATACTTCAATACCAACTGAATTCTACAGTCCTGATTCATTATTTACTGATAATACAGGATTATTGAATCAACACATAAATCAATCAATTGAtcatctgtctccatctctccgtctgacacacagacagctggagagacagacaggttcgTCCTTCTCTTAAAGAAACAGATCTCTCttggttaccatggttacagcaTCCATCCAGCGCCTGTGTTCTGTCGTCATCCTCCCATagaaagaaaaccaaaacaataaaaagacaaacatctgCTCTCCGTGGCGGCGGTTTCCACGGAGATGGTGCCCGTCGCTGGCAGTGGCCAATCAGAGTCTGTCGCGGGTGAGGACCCAGATGTACGGGCCGCTCTGCTCCTCGATGACGGCTTTGACCAGGTGGTACACCTCCTCGAAGCTGTCGCCGTGCACgatggctgcacacacacacacacacacacgtacagttaaaaaacaaaccttaaCAAAGCTCTAAACGTGTCATAAACATACATGTAGAGTTTTTACCTGTGAAACATTCGAGGAAGTCTTGTTCCAGTTTGATGGCTCGATCCAGAGCTTTCCTCGCCTGATCCTCCGACAGACGCTTATTCAGATccctgcactcacacacacacacacacccacacgcacacacacagcgtcAGCATGTCCTCAGCTCCCATAATGTGACgtatttgatgacatcactgatgaCCTCACAGACTCACAGGATGTTCTCCAGGGATCGTGGTCGGATGAAGATGGCGATGGGGTGGAGCTGAGCTGCCTGCAGCCTCCTCACTGCGTTGGCCGACACGTCCAGGATGCAGTGCTTCccctgcttcacacacacacacacaatgttaaatttaatgtctttaaatCATCGCCATGGTAACTATAGATTTGAATACATCTTTTGATCTTGACATCCTGTATGAAACATCGCCATAGCAACCCCTAACCCTCTACAACCAAACCTGAAAATGATAACGAAATTTCACCATGAtgataataaaagttaaaattaaaaacatcccCATGGTAACCTTAACATCCTAGAaacatcaccatggcaaccactaTGACACCTTAAACCTGAACACTGTAGAATTTATAATATGGAGACATCACAATAGCCGTAACATCTCAGTACGATCACTATGGAAAAATCACCACGGTAACTATAACAGACTGGAAATATGACTTAACTTTGACATCCCATAATGTCGCCATAGAAGTCATAACCTGCTGGAaatgtcaccatggcaacatgaTCCTGCACTAGCATCACCATCAACTGCAACATCTCATAaatgtcaccatggcaactgaAATGGCCAAGACATATTACACTGCTGATCATAAACTGGTagcatcaccatggtaaccacaATCTGGAGGACACACTGACCAACCTAACCAATCCGGTTCAAGCATTACCTTGATACCCGGAACTTCTTGGAGACATTACCATGGTAACCATACTCTCATATAAACCCCGATGGAAAAAGCACCATGGTAACCATATTCTTATATGAACcctgtcaccatggtaaccataTTCCCATGGAAAACCTGTAGGaaacatcaccatggtaaccataCTCTCATATAAACCCTGTAAGAatcatcaccatggtaaccgcACAGTCATATAAACCCTGTAGGAATCGTCACCACGGTAACCAGCGTGTCTCACCTGTTCGGCCACCTGTCTGACGCTCTGCACCGACGTCCCGTACAGGTGGTTGTTGTACTGGCCCGCCTCGATGAAGCGGTGGGACTGGATGTCTCGCTCCATCTGTTCCCGTGACGACACAAAGTGGTAGTCCCGCCCGTCGACCTCGTAGTCCCTCTGCGGGCGGGTGGTGTCTGTggacagagaagaagacagagcgGTCACTTCCTGTTCAGGCTCGCAGCTTCCTGTTCGCGGTTACGACGGTGAAACTCACGAGGGACGCAGGAGCCGAACTTGTCGGGGAACTCGGACAGCAGGTCGTCGTTGACTCGGTCTTTGGTCGGACCCAGGATGATGACAGGACGAGCGTAGTCCActgagacagagacacaaagcTTTATTTACACCTGCTGCAGGTGACAAACTCACCTGAACGGTAACTTTGATCAGCTGCGTCTTTAATCACTGACAGGATGTTTACTCAGAAACTCAGAGACGATTCATTTAGATGTTTCTCAGTTTAGGTTTTAGAGGCTTGTTATCGGTCAGATTAAGgtttattttaattacttttatattatatttatttacgTTTGGTAGTCTGAGTCCGTCACTGAGGggtttttgtgatttgatttggttttagtttgattttgcagcagcttttctcaaaaaactgtgacatcattcgtgatgttttatgtttctttctGTGGTAAAACTgcaagcaaagaaaaataacGTGATGTTTTTTAAACTGGTCGACGGCGTCGTGTTTGTCGGCAGGTGAGATTTATtcatcttccacctgaatgaCGTCAGTTACCGCCAAACAAACGCCACGATTGGTCCGAACCACAAACACGTTTCATGCTTATTATTCATGTTGATTACTGCGATCACAGATCAATATCCTGAAGGGATTGTGTGAGTGTTTTGGTGCatattttctctaaaaacaaacacagctaaAGGTTAACGAGGATTCAAATATCCTAAAGACTGTCGTGTTGTATAAAGTCAAATATAAACATCTGtagaataaataaagtttacctTCGATCTGAGTGACGAGCTCGTAGCTGTGAACGAAACCTTCTCTACCTGCCGGCAGAAAACAGTCAGTTACAAACatcacacatgaaaacaggCGTGTAGTTAAAGAACACGCGTGTTACCTTTACTCTTCATCCGTGACCACTCCTTCCTCTCcaccctgaaacacacacacacacacacacacgcacacacgcacacacacacacacacacacacacacacacacacgcacacacgcacacacacacacacacacacgcacacacgcacgcacacgcacgcacgcacacacacacatacacacacacgcacacgcacacgcacgcgcgcgcacgcacgcacgcacgcacacacacacacacacacacacacgcacacacacgcacacacacacacacacacacattaaagatTGCAGAATAACAGAGCAGTGATAAATGTGTTATTGATCAGTGATAAATATGAGCTGCTATcagtgcagcagcagtaatataacataatgtatatatatatatatgtgtgtgaaccTGTGTTTGGAGGGGATGTatcccagctcctccagctccccCTGCTGGTTGACCCGTCTGGCCTGCCACCACTCGTCGTCAGCGCTGTCCATCACATGAAGCACCTCCCCGAAGTTAAAGTCCAGAGCTTGTGACAGGACGCCGCAGTCCCACTGCTTGTCGTAGTCGAACAGCGACCTGAAACACGTCACGTCAACACTGAGGACACCGGGGACCACCGCCGCCGCTGACAGGTGATTACCCGCCGCCCCGGGgcgtgtgtgtgatgatgactCGGCTTACCTGACGTAGAAGCTGCGGTTGGTTCTCAGACTTCCAGACGAGCTGTTCATCATCTGCTCCCTCAGGTCGTGGATCTTTGCTTCAAAGCGGCTGTACTCTGCAGATACAACGTCATCAGACTGAGTTCTCATGTTCCTTTAATTAACGAACAACTTCAAAACAAACTGGAGATTATTACTACTACATTACTCAccaagaagtactcagatcctctACTGCAGTACAAGTACCAATACATCAAAGTACAAAtactcctacagtaaaagtacataagtattatgttccagccaatcacaggagACACTCAGCAATTAGTCTGATCCAGAGACACTCAGGAATTAGTCTGGTCCAAAGACACTCAGGAATTAGTCTGATCCAGAGACACTCAGGAATTAGTCTGATCCGGGCTGAGggtgaaaatatcacttttacAAGGTTTCAATGTGTTATTGATGATGATTAATATCAATAACATTAAATCcacaaactgcagacagacgACCAAAGTTATTGATCTGAGATCCAACTGATCATCTGATGGACAgattgttgattgattgatcagaTGGACATTCAGTCtaataaaagtacaaatactccattacaagtaaaagtacataagtattatgagcttgatgtagttaaagtattgcagtaaaagtacataagtattatgagcttgatgtagttaaagtattgcagtaaaagtacataagtattatgagcttgatgtagttaaagtattgcagtaaaagtacataagtattatgagcttgatgtagttaaagtattgcagtaaaagtacataagtattatgagcttgatgtagttaaagtattgcagtaaaagtagtggtttggtccctctgactgatatattattatatatgacatcattagattattaatagtgaagcatcagtgttagagcagcatgttactgttgtagctgctggaggtggagctagtttacactactttatatacagttagctagtttagtccagtggttcccaacctaggggtcgggcccctccaaagggtcagcagataaatctgaggggtggtgagatgattaatgggagaggaaagaagaaaaaacaaagttctgatacacaaatctgttttcagtttttggactttttctctaatctttgatttttgctgaaatattggatcatttgagcatttattgaaatgaaagcatgtgagaagtttagagggaaaaatcactatttggtggagctgttaacaactcatagacatgtgaaatgtgaccccgactacacactgctttttgtaagacgtgaaaagacaaaaaggttggaaaccactggtttcatctttaacaatgagttgtattttaaaagcttgttatattatccattgtgtcaaatcttcatctgaaaagtaactaaagctgtcaaataaatgtagtggagtagaaagtacaatatttccctctgaaatgtagaaagtagcatcacatggaaatactccagtaaagtacaagtacctcaaaacttgTACATCAGTACAGTACtgagttactttccacctctgacTTTAATCAACAATCCTCCTGTTTTCTACTCTTTGTTATGAAATACTGAACTTTATTTTGTATTCACCTCACGACaccttcagtgtgtgtgtgtgtgtgtgtgtgtgtgtgtgtgtgtgtgtgtgtgtgtgtgctcacccTCAGGTCTGTACTGTGCTACTATGGTAACAGTCTGTCCGGCGTTcttcagagctgctgctgcctgttcGTGTGTGGCGTACCTGAGATCCACACCGTTcacctgcacgcacacacgcacacacgcacacacacacacacacgcacacacacacacacacacacacacacacacacacacacaaacatcacagatCTGTGATCAGTAGAAGTAAAAACATGATAATAggttttttcttcctgtgtttcaCCAGCAGGCTTCACTCTGGTTTCTGTTTCAGCTGCTGGTTAAAGTCCCCGCAGCAGCCGTGATGTCACCGTGACATCACTCACGCTGTACTCACACTGAGGATCTGGTCGCCCTTCCGGAGCTCTCCGCTCAGGTCCGCTGGTCCTCCTGCGAGGATGAAGGAGATGAAGATCCCCTCGCCGTCCTCGCCGCCCACGATGTTGAAGCCGAGTCCGGTGGAGCCGCGCTGGACGCACACTCGCCGAGGCTCCCGGGAGTACTCGTCCTCTCCCATCATGCCGCGGGGGATCGGGGAGTATCGCCGAGGCGACGGAGGAGGGAGGGCTTGTGGGTAATCACACATGTAGTCCGGCTCCATGTAGGCTGcaggacaggtgttacagagaggacaggtgttacagagaggacaggtgttacagaggacaggtgttacagagagaggacaggtgttacagaggacaggtgttacagagaagacaggtgttacagaggacaggtgttacagagaggacaggtgttacagtggtcaggtgttacagagaagacaggtgttacagaggacaggtgttacagagagaggacaggtgttacagaggacaggtgttacagagaagacaggtgttacagaggacaggtgttacagaggacaggtgttacagagaggacaggtgttacagaggacaggtgttacagaggacaggtgttacagagagaggacaggtgttacagaggacaggtgttacagagagaggacaggtgttacagagaggacaggtgtcagagaggacaggtgttacagaggacaggtgttacagagagaggacaggtgttacagagaggacaggtgtcagagaggacaggtgttacagaggacaggtgttaaAGAGAGGACAGGTGTcagagaggacaggtgttacagaggacaggtgttacagaggacaggtgtcagagaggacaggtgttacagagaggacaggtgttacagagaagacaggtgttacagaggacaggtgttacagagaggacaggtgttacagaggacaggtgttacagagaggacaggtgttacagaggacaggtgttacagtggacaggtgttacagaggacaggtggaCAGGCGGAGAGGTGTTATAGTGGACACgtggacaggtgttacagagaggacaggtgtcagagaggacaggtgttacagaggacaggtgttacagtggACAGGTGGActggtgttacagaggacaggtggacaggtgttacagagaggacaggtgtcagagaggacaggtgttacagaggacaggtgttacagaggacaggtgttacagaggacaggtggacaggtgttacagaggacaggtgttacagtggACAGGTGGActggtgttacagaggacaggtgttacagtggACAGGTGGActggtgttacagaggacaggtgttacagtggACAGGTGGActggtgttacagaggacaggtgttacagtggACAGGTGGActggtgttacagaggacaggtgttacagtggACAGGTGGActggtgttacagaggacaggtgttacagaggacaggtggacaggtgttacagaggacaggtggacaggtgttacagaggacaggtgttacagaggacaggtgttacagtggacaggtgttacagaggacaggtgttacagtggacaggtggacaggtgttacagaggacaggtgttacagaggacaggtggacaggtgttacagaggacaggtgttacagagagaggacaggtgttacagaggacaggtgttacagaggacaggtgttacagaggacaggtgttacagaggacaggtgttacagagaggacaggtgtcagagaggacaggtgttacagaggacaggtgttacagagagaggacaggtgttacagaggacaggtgttacagagaagacaggtgttacagaggacaggtgttacagaggacaggtgttacagagaggacaggtgttacagaggacaggtgttacagaggacaggtgttacagaggacaggtgttacagagaggacaggtgttacagaggacaggtgttacagaggacaggtgttacagagaggacaggtgttacagaggacaggtgttacagaggacaggtggacaggtgttacagagaggacaggtgttacagagaggacaggtgttacagaggacaggtgttacagaggacaggtgttacagagaggacaggtgttacagaggacaggtgttacagtggacaggtgttacagaggacaggtggaCAGGCGGAGAGGTGTTATAGTGGACACgtggacaggtgttacagagaggacaggtgtcagagaggacaggtgttacagaggacaggtgttacagaggacaggtgttacagaggacaggtggacaggtgttacagaggacaggtgttacagtggACAGGTGGACTGGTGTTACAGTGGACAGGTGGActggtgttacagaggacaggtgttacagtggACAGGTGGActggtgttacagaggacaggtgttacagtggACAGGTGGActggtgttacagaggacaggtgttacagagaggacaggtgtcagagaggacaggtgttacagaggacaggtgttacagaggacaggtgttacagaggacaggtggacaggtgttacagaggacaggtgttacagtggACAGGTGGActggtgttacagaggacaggtgttacagtggACAGGTGGActggtgttacagaggacaggtgttacagtggACAGGTGGActggtgttacagaggacaggtgttacagaggacaggtgttacagaggacaggtgttacagagaggacaggtgttacagaggacaggtgttacagtggacaggtgttacagaggacaggtggaCAGGCGGAGAGGTGTTATAGTGGACACgtggacaggtgttacagagaggacaggtgtcagagaggacaggtgttacagaggacaggtgttacagtggACAGGTGGActggtgttacagaggacaggtggacaggtgttacagagaggacaggtgtcagagaggacaggtgttacagaggacaggtgttacagaggacaggtgttacagaggacaggtggactggtgttacagaggacaggtgttacagtggACAGGTGGActggtgttacagaggacaggtggacaggtgttacagagaggacaggtgtcagagaggacaggtgttacagaggacaggtgttacagaggacaggtgttacagaggacaggtggacaggtgttacagaggacaggtgttacagtggACAGGTGGActggtgttacagaggacaggtgttacagtggACAGGTGGActggtgttacagaggacaggtgttacagtggACAGGTGGActggtgttacagaggacaggtgttacagtggACAGGTGGACTGGTGTTACAGTGGACAGgtggacaggtgttacagaggacaggtgttacagaggacaggtgttacagtggACAGGTGGActggtgttacagaggacaggtgttacagtggACAGGTGGActggtgttacagaggacaggtgttacagtggACAGGTGGActggtgttacagaggacaggtgttacagtggACAGGTGGActggtgttacagaggacaggtgttacagtggACAGGTGGActggtgttacagaggacaggtggacaggtgttacagaggacaggtgttacagtggacaggtggacaggtgttacagtggacaggtggacaggtgttacagaggacaggtgtaCGTACAGCTGGTGAGGTCGGGGGGGCTGTATCGATCAGCAGGGTGGATGTACTGCGAGGTGGGTGTGGCCACCTTCAGGTAGACCACCTCCCCCGTGTTCTTCAGGGCGGACACAGCGTCTTCATGCAGGACGTCCTCCAGAGACATGTGGTTCACCtgcaggggtcagaggtcagaggtcagaggagaaCCTGTGGACTAACATCATGTCAGTGTTCAGGCTGTGAGGTCACGTACCGCCAGTATTTTGTCCCCGATCTGTAGCCGTCCGTCGCGGTGCGCCGCTCCTCCCTCGATGATCTTGGTGACGTAGATGCTGTTGTCTCCAGGAACGTGTTGGTTCCCCACGCCGCCCGCTATACTGAAGCCCAGACCTGACCCGACAGAACCGACAGAACCGACACTCCGTTATACATCACTTCAGCTACAACAGGAACacttaaacatttaaactttaacataatatataacataatcCAGAACCCAGTGGAGACAGAACCAGTTCAGGGTTCTCAGGACCGTAGAGTCTCTACAAagaaccacaacaacaacaaatgacacTAAAATGTGTTCCTTGAGGCACATAAACGTtctggaaacattttcaacaggATTCTTTAAAGCataataaaaagagaaacaacagaaccTTTTTAGCAGGGTTCTAAATCCTTCATATGGGTTCTAAGATCTGTAGAATCACTGACAGTTTAACGAGTTCTTAAAAGCATCATGAACGTTCTGCAGTGTTTAAAATGATAAAGGCAGCATGAAGCATAAAGGTTCTAAGTAGAATTATTAGAGAACCTTTCTAACAGGGTTCTACGTTGCATTGTATGGGTTCTAAGGTTTATCAGGAGTGTACTGTGCTGTAGTGTGAAGACTACTTTCAAAGTACTGCAGTATGTATTACATATATAGGTTCTATTCAGGTTCTATTCAGATATGTTGTGTTCCTGGTCCTCCGTATGTTTCAGGTAAATTTGTTCttgataaaataaacacaaagtatttaGTGCTAAATATTATATGTATGACGTATGTAAACTGTCCACCAGAGGGCGGCAGAGCAGCAGAAATGTGTAAAACTATTTTCACAGGCAGCATTAAGGTTCTAGGTATGAAGAATTATTAGAGAACCTTTCTGATGGGGTTCTGTACTGCATGATATGGGTTTTAAGGTCTGTAGAAGCACTGCAGAATCTATCTAAAAGGTTCTTAACAGCATATACATGTTCTAAAAATGTAGAATGATTAGAGAACCTTTCTGACAGGTTTTATCAAAGCATAATAAACATCAGAAACACTGGAGAACATTTCTAACAGGGTTTTACATCTacatattaaaatgttcttaaaaGCAGCATAAAGGTTCTATATATGTAGAATTATCAAGTCCAAACACAGTTCTTTAAAACACCATTAAGGTTCTGAGGTCTGTGGAGTCATTGGAGAACATTAATGATTGGATTATtgaaagcagaagaaagaatCAACAGAGAACCTTCCTAACAGGGTTCTACAGTGCTAACAGGGTTCTTCAATGCTAGCAGGGTTCTACAATGCTAACAGGGTTCTTCAATGCTAGCAGGGTTCTACAATGCTAACAGGGTTCTTCAATGCTAGCAGGGTTCTACAATGCTAACAGGGTTCTACAATGCTAACAGGGTTCTACAGTGATAACAGGGTTCTACAGTGCTAACAGGGTTCTTCAGTGCTAACAGGGTTCTACAGTGCTAACAGGGTTCTACAATGCTAACAGGGTTCTACAATGCTAACAGGGTTCTTCAGTGCTAACAGGGTTCTACAGTGCTAACAGGGTTCTACAATGCTAACAGGGTTCTACAATGCTAACAGGGTTCTTCAGTGCTAACAGGGTTCTACAGTGCTAACAGGGTTCTACAATGCTAACAGGGTTCTGCTGTGCTAACAGGGTTCTACAATGCTAACAGGGTTCTACAGTGCTAACAGGGTTCTACAGTGCTAACAGGGTTCTACAATGCTAACAGGGTTCTACAGTGCTAACAGGGTTCTACGGTGCTAACAGGGTTCTACGGTGCTAACAGGGTTCTTCAATGCTAGCAGGGTTCTACAATGCTAACAGGGTTCTACAATGCTAACAGGGTTCTACAGTGATAACAGGGTTCTACAGTGCTAACAGGGTTCTTCAGTGCTAACAGGGTTCTACAGTGCTAACAGGGTTCTACAATGCTAACAGGGTTCTACACTGCTAACAGGGTTCTACAATGCTAACAGGGTTCTTCAGTGCTAACAGGGTTCTACAGTGCTAACAGGGTTCTACAATGCTAACAGGGTTCTACACTGCTAACAGGGTTCTACTGTGCTAACAGGGTTCTACAATGCTAACAGGGTTCTTCAATGCTAGCAGGGTTCTACAATGCTAACAGGGTTCTACAATGCTAACAGGGTTCTACAGTGATAACAGGGTTCTACAGTGCTAACAGGGTTATCAGTGCTAACAGGGTTCTACAGTGCTAACAGGGTTCTACAATGCTAACAGGGTTCTACACTGCTAACAGGGTTCTACAATGCTAACAGGGTTCTACAGTGCTAACAGGGTTCTACAATGCTAACAGGGTTCTACACTGCTAACAGGGTTCTACTGTGCTAACAGGGTTCTACAATGCTAACAGGGTTCTACAATGCTAACAGGGTTCTACGGTGCTAACAGGGTTCTACGGTGCTAACAG
Encoded proteins:
- the LOC122973696 gene encoding disks large homolog 4-like isoform X2 produces the protein MEACQAGATEGVKGRAERLLNIFQSDLFQALLDIQEFYELTVCENQTTSRPHTPGQKYRYQDDETPSVDPSPGHMTHGRSTELTHAHLDGYTHPAALTMNGSEGELEYEEITLERGNSGLGFSIAGGTDNPHIGDDPSIFITKIIPGGAAAQDGRLRVNDSIVFVNDVDVREVTHSIAVEALKEAGPVVRLYVLRRRPPSERITQIKLMKGPKGLGFSIAGGVGNQHVPGDNSIYVTKIIEGGAAHRDGRLQIGDKILAVNHMSLEDVLHEDAVSALKNTGEVVYLKVATPTSQYIHPADRYSPPDLTSSYMEPDYMCDYPQALPPPSPRRYSPIPRGMMGEDEYSREPRRVCVQRGSTGLGFNIVGGEDGEGIFISFILAGGPADLSGELRKGDQILSVNGVDLRYATHEQAAAALKNAGQTVTIVAQYRPEEYSRFEAKIHDLREQMMNSSSGSLRTNRSFYVRSLFDYDKQWDCGVLSQALDFNFGEVLHVMDSADDEWWQARRVNQQGELEELGYIPSKHRVERKEWSRMKSKGREGFVHSYELVTQIEVDYARPVIILGPTKDRVNDDLLSEFPDKFGSCVPHTTRPQRDYEVDGRDYHFVSSREQMERDIQSHRFIEAGQYNNHLYGTSVQSVRQVAEQGKHCILDVSANAVRRLQAAQLHPIAIFIRPRSLENILDLNKRLSEDQARKALDRAIKLEQDFLECFTAIVHGDSFEEVYHLVKAVIEEQSGPYIWVLTRDRL
- the LOC122973696 gene encoding disks large homolog 4-like isoform X1, whose product is MEACQAGATEGVKGRAERLLNIFQSDLFQALLDIQEFYELTVCENQTTSRPHTPGQKYRYQDDETPSVDPSPGHMTHGRSTELTHAHLDGYTHPAALTMNGSEGELEYEEITLERGNSGLGFSIAGGTDNPHIGDDPSIFITKIIPGGAAAQDGRLRVNDSIVFVNDVDVREVTHSIAVEALKEAGPVVRLYVLRRRPPSERITQIKLMKGPKGLGFSIAGGVGNQHVPGDNSIYVTKIIEGGAAHRDGRLQIGDKILAVNHMSLEDVLHEDAVSALKNTGEVVYLKVATPTSQYIHPADRYSPPDLTSSYMEPDYMCDYPQALPPPSPRRYSPIPRGMMGEDEYSREPRRVCVQRGSTGLGFNIVGGEDGEGIFISFILAGGPADLSGELRKGDQILSVNGVDLRYATHEQAAAALKNAGQTVTIVAQYRPEEYSRFEAKIHDLREQMMNSSSGSLRTNRSFYVRSLFDYDKQWDCGVLSQALDFNFGEVLHVMDSADDEWWQARRVNQQGELEELGYIPSKHRVERKEWSRMKSKGREGFVHSYELVTQIEVDYARPVIILGPTKDRVNDDLLSEFPDKFGSCVPHTTRPQRDYEVDGRDYHFVSSREQMERDIQSHRFIEAGQYNNHLYGTSVQSVRQVAEQQGKHCILDVSANAVRRLQAAQLHPIAIFIRPRSLENILDLNKRLSEDQARKALDRAIKLEQDFLECFTAIVHGDSFEEVYHLVKAVIEEQSGPYIWVLTRDRL